A genomic stretch from Halichoerus grypus chromosome 7, mHalGry1.hap1.1, whole genome shotgun sequence includes:
- the TIAL1 gene encoding nucleolysin TIAR isoform X5 — translation MMEDDGQPRTLYVGNLSRDVTEVLILQLFSQIGPCKSCKMITEQPDSRRVNSSVGFSVLQHTSNDPYCFVEFYEHRDAAAALAAMNGRKILGKEVKVNWATTPSSQKKDTSNHFHVFVGDLSPEITTEDIKSAFAPFGKISDARVVKDMATGKSKGYGFVSFYNKLDAENAIVHMGGQWLGGRQIRTNWATRKPPAPKSTQENNTKQLRFEDVVNQSSPKNCTVYCGGIASGLTDQLMRQTFSPFGQIMEIRVFPEKGYSFVRFSTHESAAHAIVSVNGTTIEGHVVKCYWGKESPDMTKNFQQVSPPQ, via the exons ATACGTAGGTAACCTCTCCAGAGATGTGACAGAAGTCCTTATACTTCAGTTATTCAGTCAGATTGGACCCTGTAAAAGCTGTAAAATGATAACAGAG CAACCCGATAGCAGAAGGGTCAACTCTTCTGTTGGATTTTCTGTTTTGCAGCATACAAGCAATGACCCATATTGCTTTGTGGAATTTTATGAACACAGAGATGCAGCTGCTGCATTAGCTGCtatgaatgggagaaaaattttgGGAAAG gaGGTCAAAGTAAACTGGGCAACAACACCAAGTAGCCAGAAAAAAGATACTTCCA ATCACTTCCATGTGTTTGTTGGGGATTTGAGTCCAGAAATTACAACAGAAGATATCAAATCAGCATTTGCCCCCTTTGGTAAAATATC GGATGCCCGAGTAGTTAAAGACATGGCAACTGGAAAATCCAAAGGCTAtggttttgtatctttttataacAAACTG GATGCAGAAAATGCAATTGTGCATATGGGAGGTCAGTGGTTGGGTGGTCGTCAGATCAGAACCAACTGGGCCACACGTAAACCACCTGCACCTAAAAGTACACAAGAAA ATAACACTAAACAGTTGAGATTTGAAGATGTAGTAAACCAGTCAAGTCCAAAAAATTGTACTGTGTACTGTGGAGGAATTGCCTCTGGGTTAACAG aTCAGCTTATGAGACAGACTTTCTCACCATTTGgacaaattatggaaataagAGTTTTTCCAGAGAAAGGCTATTCATTTGTCAG ATTTTCAACCCACGAAAGTGCTGCCCATGCCATTGTTTCGGTGAATGGCACTACAATTGAAGGACATGTTGTTAAATGCTATTGGGGTAAAGAATCTCCTGATATGACTAAAAACTTCCAACAG GTGTCACCACCCCAATAA
- the TIAL1 gene encoding nucleolysin TIAR isoform X2 produces MMEDDGQPRTLYVGNLSRDVTEVLILQLFSQIGPCKSCKMITEHTSNDPYCFVEFYEHRDAAAALAAMNGRKILGKEVKVNWATTPSSQKKDTSNHFHVFVGDLSPEITTEDIKSAFAPFGKISDARVVKDMATGKSKGYGFVSFYNKLDAENAIVHMGGQWLGGRQIRTNWATRKPPAPKSTQENNTKQLRFEDVVNQSSPKNCTVYCGGIASGLTDQLMRQTFSPFGQIMEIRVFPEKGYSFVRFSTHESAAHAIVSVNGTTIEGHVVKCYWGKESPDMTKNFQQVDYSQWGQWSQVYGNPQQYGQYMANGWQVPPYGVYGQPWNQQGFGVDQSPSAAWMGGFGAQPPQGQAPPPVIPPPNQAGYGMASYQTQ; encoded by the exons ATACGTAGGTAACCTCTCCAGAGATGTGACAGAAGTCCTTATACTTCAGTTATTCAGTCAGATTGGACCCTGTAAAAGCTGTAAAATGATAACAGAG CATACAAGCAATGACCCATATTGCTTTGTGGAATTTTATGAACACAGAGATGCAGCTGCTGCATTAGCTGCtatgaatgggagaaaaattttgGGAAAG gaGGTCAAAGTAAACTGGGCAACAACACCAAGTAGCCAGAAAAAAGATACTTCCA ATCACTTCCATGTGTTTGTTGGGGATTTGAGTCCAGAAATTACAACAGAAGATATCAAATCAGCATTTGCCCCCTTTGGTAAAATATC GGATGCCCGAGTAGTTAAAGACATGGCAACTGGAAAATCCAAAGGCTAtggttttgtatctttttataacAAACTG GATGCAGAAAATGCAATTGTGCATATGGGAGGTCAGTGGTTGGGTGGTCGTCAGATCAGAACCAACTGGGCCACACGTAAACCACCTGCACCTAAAAGTACACAAGAAA ATAACACTAAACAGTTGAGATTTGAAGATGTAGTAAACCAGTCAAGTCCAAAAAATTGTACTGTGTACTGTGGAGGAATTGCCTCTGGGTTAACAG aTCAGCTTATGAGACAGACTTTCTCACCATTTGgacaaattatggaaataagAGTTTTTCCAGAGAAAGGCTATTCATTTGTCAG ATTTTCAACCCACGAAAGTGCTGCCCATGCCATTGTTTCGGTGAATGGCACTACAATTGAAGGACATGTTGTTAAATGCTATTGGGGTAAAGAATCTCCTGATATGACTAAAAACTTCCAACAG GTCGACTATAGCCAGTGGGGGCAGTGGAGCCAGGTTTATGGAAACCCACAGCAGTACGGACAGTACATGGCAAACGGGTGGCAGGTACCGCCGTATGGCGTGTACGGGCAGCCGTGGAACCAGCAGGGATTTGGAGTAGA tcaATCACCTTCTGCTGCTTGGATGGGTGGATTTGGTGCTCAGCCTCCCCAAGGACAAGCTCCTCCCCCTGTAATACCTCCTCCTAACCAAGCTGGATATGGTATGGCAAGTTACCAAACACAGTGA
- the TIAL1 gene encoding nucleolysin TIAR isoform X1, producing MMEDDGQPRTLYVGNLSRDVTEVLILQLFSQIGPCKSCKMITEQPDSRRVNSSVGFSVLQHTSNDPYCFVEFYEHRDAAAALAAMNGRKILGKEVKVNWATTPSSQKKDTSNHFHVFVGDLSPEITTEDIKSAFAPFGKISDARVVKDMATGKSKGYGFVSFYNKLDAENAIVHMGGQWLGGRQIRTNWATRKPPAPKSTQENNTKQLRFEDVVNQSSPKNCTVYCGGIASGLTDQLMRQTFSPFGQIMEIRVFPEKGYSFVRFSTHESAAHAIVSVNGTTIEGHVVKCYWGKESPDMTKNFQQVDYSQWGQWSQVYGNPQQYGQYMANGWQVPPYGVYGQPWNQQGFGVDQSPSAAWMGGFGAQPPQGQAPPPVIPPPNQAGYGMASYQTQ from the exons ATACGTAGGTAACCTCTCCAGAGATGTGACAGAAGTCCTTATACTTCAGTTATTCAGTCAGATTGGACCCTGTAAAAGCTGTAAAATGATAACAGAG CAACCCGATAGCAGAAGGGTCAACTCTTCTGTTGGATTTTCTGTTTTGCAGCATACAAGCAATGACCCATATTGCTTTGTGGAATTTTATGAACACAGAGATGCAGCTGCTGCATTAGCTGCtatgaatgggagaaaaattttgGGAAAG gaGGTCAAAGTAAACTGGGCAACAACACCAAGTAGCCAGAAAAAAGATACTTCCA ATCACTTCCATGTGTTTGTTGGGGATTTGAGTCCAGAAATTACAACAGAAGATATCAAATCAGCATTTGCCCCCTTTGGTAAAATATC GGATGCCCGAGTAGTTAAAGACATGGCAACTGGAAAATCCAAAGGCTAtggttttgtatctttttataacAAACTG GATGCAGAAAATGCAATTGTGCATATGGGAGGTCAGTGGTTGGGTGGTCGTCAGATCAGAACCAACTGGGCCACACGTAAACCACCTGCACCTAAAAGTACACAAGAAA ATAACACTAAACAGTTGAGATTTGAAGATGTAGTAAACCAGTCAAGTCCAAAAAATTGTACTGTGTACTGTGGAGGAATTGCCTCTGGGTTAACAG aTCAGCTTATGAGACAGACTTTCTCACCATTTGgacaaattatggaaataagAGTTTTTCCAGAGAAAGGCTATTCATTTGTCAG ATTTTCAACCCACGAAAGTGCTGCCCATGCCATTGTTTCGGTGAATGGCACTACAATTGAAGGACATGTTGTTAAATGCTATTGGGGTAAAGAATCTCCTGATATGACTAAAAACTTCCAACAG GTCGACTATAGCCAGTGGGGGCAGTGGAGCCAGGTTTATGGAAACCCACAGCAGTACGGACAGTACATGGCAAACGGGTGGCAGGTACCGCCGTATGGCGTGTACGGGCAGCCGTGGAACCAGCAGGGATTTGGAGTAGA tcaATCACCTTCTGCTGCTTGGATGGGTGGATTTGGTGCTCAGCCTCCCCAAGGACAAGCTCCTCCCCCTGTAATACCTCCTCCTAACCAAGCTGGATATGGTATGGCAAGTTACCAAACACAGTGA
- the TIAL1 gene encoding nucleolysin TIAR isoform X3, with protein MITEQPDSRRVNSSVGFSVLQHTSNDPYCFVEFYEHRDAAAALAAMNGRKILGKEVKVNWATTPSSQKKDTSNHFHVFVGDLSPEITTEDIKSAFAPFGKISDARVVKDMATGKSKGYGFVSFYNKLDAENAIVHMGGQWLGGRQIRTNWATRKPPAPKSTQENNTKQLRFEDVVNQSSPKNCTVYCGGIASGLTDQLMRQTFSPFGQIMEIRVFPEKGYSFVRFSTHESAAHAIVSVNGTTIEGHVVKCYWGKESPDMTKNFQQVDYSQWGQWSQVYGNPQQYGQYMANGWQVPPYGVYGQPWNQQGFGVDQSPSAAWMGGFGAQPPQGQAPPPVIPPPNQAGYGMASYQTQ; from the exons ATGATAACAGAG CAACCCGATAGCAGAAGGGTCAACTCTTCTGTTGGATTTTCTGTTTTGCAGCATACAAGCAATGACCCATATTGCTTTGTGGAATTTTATGAACACAGAGATGCAGCTGCTGCATTAGCTGCtatgaatgggagaaaaattttgGGAAAG gaGGTCAAAGTAAACTGGGCAACAACACCAAGTAGCCAGAAAAAAGATACTTCCA ATCACTTCCATGTGTTTGTTGGGGATTTGAGTCCAGAAATTACAACAGAAGATATCAAATCAGCATTTGCCCCCTTTGGTAAAATATC GGATGCCCGAGTAGTTAAAGACATGGCAACTGGAAAATCCAAAGGCTAtggttttgtatctttttataacAAACTG GATGCAGAAAATGCAATTGTGCATATGGGAGGTCAGTGGTTGGGTGGTCGTCAGATCAGAACCAACTGGGCCACACGTAAACCACCTGCACCTAAAAGTACACAAGAAA ATAACACTAAACAGTTGAGATTTGAAGATGTAGTAAACCAGTCAAGTCCAAAAAATTGTACTGTGTACTGTGGAGGAATTGCCTCTGGGTTAACAG aTCAGCTTATGAGACAGACTTTCTCACCATTTGgacaaattatggaaataagAGTTTTTCCAGAGAAAGGCTATTCATTTGTCAG ATTTTCAACCCACGAAAGTGCTGCCCATGCCATTGTTTCGGTGAATGGCACTACAATTGAAGGACATGTTGTTAAATGCTATTGGGGTAAAGAATCTCCTGATATGACTAAAAACTTCCAACAG GTCGACTATAGCCAGTGGGGGCAGTGGAGCCAGGTTTATGGAAACCCACAGCAGTACGGACAGTACATGGCAAACGGGTGGCAGGTACCGCCGTATGGCGTGTACGGGCAGCCGTGGAACCAGCAGGGATTTGGAGTAGA tcaATCACCTTCTGCTGCTTGGATGGGTGGATTTGGTGCTCAGCCTCCCCAAGGACAAGCTCCTCCCCCTGTAATACCTCCTCCTAACCAAGCTGGATATGGTATGGCAAGTTACCAAACACAGTGA
- the TIAL1 gene encoding nucleolysin TIAR isoform X4, translating into MITEHTSNDPYCFVEFYEHRDAAAALAAMNGRKILGKEVKVNWATTPSSQKKDTSNHFHVFVGDLSPEITTEDIKSAFAPFGKISDARVVKDMATGKSKGYGFVSFYNKLDAENAIVHMGGQWLGGRQIRTNWATRKPPAPKSTQENNTKQLRFEDVVNQSSPKNCTVYCGGIASGLTDQLMRQTFSPFGQIMEIRVFPEKGYSFVRFSTHESAAHAIVSVNGTTIEGHVVKCYWGKESPDMTKNFQQVDYSQWGQWSQVYGNPQQYGQYMANGWQVPPYGVYGQPWNQQGFGVDQSPSAAWMGGFGAQPPQGQAPPPVIPPPNQAGYGMASYQTQ; encoded by the exons ATGATAACAGAG CATACAAGCAATGACCCATATTGCTTTGTGGAATTTTATGAACACAGAGATGCAGCTGCTGCATTAGCTGCtatgaatgggagaaaaattttgGGAAAG gaGGTCAAAGTAAACTGGGCAACAACACCAAGTAGCCAGAAAAAAGATACTTCCA ATCACTTCCATGTGTTTGTTGGGGATTTGAGTCCAGAAATTACAACAGAAGATATCAAATCAGCATTTGCCCCCTTTGGTAAAATATC GGATGCCCGAGTAGTTAAAGACATGGCAACTGGAAAATCCAAAGGCTAtggttttgtatctttttataacAAACTG GATGCAGAAAATGCAATTGTGCATATGGGAGGTCAGTGGTTGGGTGGTCGTCAGATCAGAACCAACTGGGCCACACGTAAACCACCTGCACCTAAAAGTACACAAGAAA ATAACACTAAACAGTTGAGATTTGAAGATGTAGTAAACCAGTCAAGTCCAAAAAATTGTACTGTGTACTGTGGAGGAATTGCCTCTGGGTTAACAG aTCAGCTTATGAGACAGACTTTCTCACCATTTGgacaaattatggaaataagAGTTTTTCCAGAGAAAGGCTATTCATTTGTCAG ATTTTCAACCCACGAAAGTGCTGCCCATGCCATTGTTTCGGTGAATGGCACTACAATTGAAGGACATGTTGTTAAATGCTATTGGGGTAAAGAATCTCCTGATATGACTAAAAACTTCCAACAG GTCGACTATAGCCAGTGGGGGCAGTGGAGCCAGGTTTATGGAAACCCACAGCAGTACGGACAGTACATGGCAAACGGGTGGCAGGTACCGCCGTATGGCGTGTACGGGCAGCCGTGGAACCAGCAGGGATTTGGAGTAGA tcaATCACCTTCTGCTGCTTGGATGGGTGGATTTGGTGCTCAGCCTCCCCAAGGACAAGCTCCTCCCCCTGTAATACCTCCTCCTAACCAAGCTGGATATGGTATGGCAAGTTACCAAACACAGTGA
- the TIAL1 gene encoding nucleolysin TIAR isoform X6, whose protein sequence is MDARVVKDMATGKSKGYGFVSFYNKLDAENAIVHMGGQWLGGRQIRTNWATRKPPAPKSTQENNTKQLRFEDVVNQSSPKNCTVYCGGIASGLTDQLMRQTFSPFGQIMEIRVFPEKGYSFVRFSTHESAAHAIVSVNGTTIEGHVVKCYWGKESPDMTKNFQQVDYSQWGQWSQVYGNPQQYGQYMANGWQVPPYGVYGQPWNQQGFGVDQSPSAAWMGGFGAQPPQGQAPPPVIPPPNQAGYGMASYQTQ, encoded by the exons AT GGATGCCCGAGTAGTTAAAGACATGGCAACTGGAAAATCCAAAGGCTAtggttttgtatctttttataacAAACTG GATGCAGAAAATGCAATTGTGCATATGGGAGGTCAGTGGTTGGGTGGTCGTCAGATCAGAACCAACTGGGCCACACGTAAACCACCTGCACCTAAAAGTACACAAGAAA ATAACACTAAACAGTTGAGATTTGAAGATGTAGTAAACCAGTCAAGTCCAAAAAATTGTACTGTGTACTGTGGAGGAATTGCCTCTGGGTTAACAG aTCAGCTTATGAGACAGACTTTCTCACCATTTGgacaaattatggaaataagAGTTTTTCCAGAGAAAGGCTATTCATTTGTCAG ATTTTCAACCCACGAAAGTGCTGCCCATGCCATTGTTTCGGTGAATGGCACTACAATTGAAGGACATGTTGTTAAATGCTATTGGGGTAAAGAATCTCCTGATATGACTAAAAACTTCCAACAG GTCGACTATAGCCAGTGGGGGCAGTGGAGCCAGGTTTATGGAAACCCACAGCAGTACGGACAGTACATGGCAAACGGGTGGCAGGTACCGCCGTATGGCGTGTACGGGCAGCCGTGGAACCAGCAGGGATTTGGAGTAGA tcaATCACCTTCTGCTGCTTGGATGGGTGGATTTGGTGCTCAGCCTCCCCAAGGACAAGCTCCTCCCCCTGTAATACCTCCTCCTAACCAAGCTGGATATGGTATGGCAAGTTACCAAACACAGTGA